In Candidatus Methylacidiphilales bacterium, the sequence AATTCGACATCAACGCAAAATTCTAACATAACTATGAAACCAAAATATCATCTATTCTTCGCAGCCTTTCTGTGCCTGTGCTCGGGATTCGCCGCAACATCCCTCCGCGGTGCCGATGCCTCAGCCGCGTCCGGCAATGAAGCGCGCCTGCGCGAAGCCCTGCGCGCCGCGACGCTGCAGGTGCGCGACGTACAGAACCAGGTCGTGACGCTCCAGGCAGCCCAGGCCCAGATCGAACAGGACAAGGCCGGTCTGAAAACCCAGGTGGATGGCCTGAACAAGCAGATCGACCAGTTGGTCTCGGATGGCAAGGCCGCCAGGGAGACATCCGAAAAAGCCATCGCCGCCCTTAACAGCAAGGCGGACGGGCAGGACAAGCAGATCGGCAAATACAAGGAAGTCCTGGAAAAATGGAAGTCGGCCTACAACGAAGCGGTGACGCTTGCCAAAGCCAGGGAGATGGAACGTGCCAAGCTGGAGATGGACAATGCGGTGTTGCAGCGCCAGGTCGTTGCCGCCGAAACCAGAAACGCCGAGCTGTTCAAAACCGGCAGTGAAATTCTCACGCGCTACGAAAAATTCAGCCTGGGCGACGCTCTCAGCGCCAAGGAGCCGTTTGTCGGTACCATGCAGGTCAAACTTCAGAATTTGGTGCAGGGTTATGAGGACAAACTGGTTGCCCAAAGAATCACGGATTCAGATCAAAAAAATACGGAGACCAAATGAAACATCGCATTACCCCCTGTTATTCGCCATTTATGGCTTCACCTTGGCGAACTGCAGCCTTTCTTTCCTGCCTTCTATTGGTTTCCGGGACTCTTGTCGCCAGGGCCACGAATGATGCGGTGTCGGCCCAGATTGGGGAACAGAGCCTTAGCATTGAAGAAATCCGGATGGCTCTGGGAGCCTTGGATCCTGCGCAGCGCGTTGCCGCGATGCAAAGTCCCGCCGCGCTGGCCCAGGCTGTTCAAGCGCTTTTGTTGCAAAGAATCGTTCTCAAAGAGGCGCTTGCAAAAAAATGGGACCAGGAGCCGGCAGTGCAGGAAAGGCTCGAACTCGTCCGCAAAAAAGCCATCGCCGAAGGTTATCTCTTTTCCATTACCAGTCCTCCTGACAATTATCCTGATGACGAAGAATTGAAAAGCGCCTACGAAGCGAACAAGGCCTCATACCTGATGCCCCGCCAACTGCAACTTGCCCAAATTTTTATTGCTCTTCCGGAGGATGCCGCGCAATTCGAGGTGGAGACTGCGCAAAACAGACTGGATCTCGTCCAGAAATCCCTCAACCAGACGGGAGCGGATTTTGCCGCGCTTGCGCGGGGGCAAAGCGATGACAAACAGAGTGGCGGAAATGGCGGCAATCTCGGATGGCTTCCCGAAAGCATGATTCAGCCTGACATCCTCAAGCAGGCTATTGCACTTTCGAAGGGCGCTGTATCCGCCCCGATCCGCATCAAAGATGGTTGGCATATCATCAAAGTGCTTGATACTAAGGAAGCCTATACCGCTTCGTATGAAGATATGCATGATCGATTGATTCAGCAACTTCGCTCCGAGAAAGCTCAGGCAAATCGCAATACCTATTTCACCAAGCTGTTGGGACAAAAGCAGATATCCATCAATGGCCCCGAACTACTTAAAGCCCTTGGGAAAAATCCAGAAAAAACACCTCAGTAATGTTGAAAATGGAAGGCAGAGCGAACACACCGTTAAAAACGGCAAAGCCGTTATATCTTTCAGCCCAGGGTTGCGAGGAACGAGCTGCTTTGGGCGTCTGTTTACAGCGCGCCAAGGAATTCGTCCAAGTTTACACCAGCCTGCCGGATCAGCCCGCGCAGAGTGCCGCGCTTAATCGGCTTGTGCATCGGCACAACGACAATGCGTCGGTCTCTTCCGCGCATGATATGGTGTGAACCGGTTTGATGATCGCTCGTAAAGCCGAGCCGACACAAGGCTTTCACGGCATCTGTGCCGTGAACATCCGCTGGCAGTTTCACGCAAGCGCAAGCTGCGGGTCACTGGCGAAATGCAGGCGTACCCGCTTCGGGGCTGGCACGCCCGCAGTATGAAAATAGCCCGTAGCCGCATCAAAAATCATTTCCTGTAACTCGCGCAAATCCTCGCCTTGCGTCGTAATGCCACCTTTGCCCGAAGGATCATCCCACGAGGCCACGAAGCAGTCTGCTTCCTCGTCGCGCTCAACATTGAAGGTAATCTCTTGCATCACAGATATTAGGCTACCGCATCCCCTTTTCCTGATCAAGAAGCTTCTCGTCCTCCGCACTGTCCGTGATTTTTACTGCTTATAACCCGGATGTCACTGCACCTCTGTTCTTGCCACGCTTTGGAACTGTACACTTCGCGGGGTTTTTCAGAAGCGGGCAAGGCATCCCGGTTAGTCGCAATTTCGTCACACAATCGCTTCCTAAATATAACCATTCACATCTTGAAAGCCGTCACTACTCACCCAAACTTGTTTCTGGGGCGGAGTTCTGCGGCGGCGGTGCGCTGGATGCTGCCTCCGGCCCATAATCCATCCTTGCGTGGAACAACAATGATCTTATATCAGACAGGTTGCCGGGCTGATAAGCGGGGCATTTTTCAATGCAACCCGCTCTGCGCCCCCCTGTCTGTTGTTTCCGTGGCACTGCCACTGCTATTATTCCTGTTGGCGCCTCCAACCCTTCAGGCCGGTGATGCGCTGTCCCACCAACAGGCTGTGGCAGCATTAAGGTCGGGCGGAGGCGGTGGATCGGGGACAGGAGGATCGGGCTCCGGCCCCTCTTCGGCATCGGATCCCGGCCAGGCTGCTGCCCAGGCCATGGCGCAGGCTTCGGCCCGGACGAACGATGCGCTGGCCCAAACGGCCCAGGCTTTGCAGGTCATGCGGGCGGCTCAAATCGCAGCCCGAACGCAGGCGATCTCGGGGCCCAACAACCTTGGAACCAACCCAAACAACCCGGCGATAC encodes:
- a CDS encoding peptidylprolyl isomerase, whose amino-acid sequence is MQERLELVRKKAIAEGYLFSITSPPDNYPDDEELKSAYEANKASYLMPRQLQLAQIFIALPEDAAQFEVETAQNRLDLVQKSLNQTGADFAALARGQSDDKQSGGNGGNLGWLPESMIQPDILKQAIALSKGAVSAPIRIKDGWHIIKVLDTKEAYTASYEDMHDRLIQQLRSEKAQANRNTYFTKLLGQKQISINGPELLKALGKNPEKTPQ
- a CDS encoding type II toxin-antitoxin system HicA family toxin; its protein translation is MKLPADVHGTDAVKALCRLGFTSDHQTGSHHIMRGRDRRIVVVPMHKPIKRGTLRGLIRQAGVNLDEFLGAL